The proteins below are encoded in one region of Microbispora sp. NBC_01189:
- a CDS encoding alpha/beta hydrolase, producing MIDSPRPPAPDRIPPSLALPPGGRDIGRVSLAFLRHGPAQSPLTQSPLTQSPLTRSRLGRSRPGPARRRRRLLAALVTASLAVPVIGAARPEAVPAPVPPPLPPLRAANPTALADRYAAVRGAIEAAMRAAAARGHPWRAAILRAMADPARHFLSFDGRDGGRAAEVFGDLAGADRIAVIVPGSGTGLDTYGLLRGGSMRLQRALGGRGAVVAWLGYRTPSTVSLAAATPGRADEAAPALRAFVRDLVGLKPAARVSLPCHSYGGVVCGQAAHGLDVADVILYGSPGAGVDDAAAMGTRAAVWAARGTGDWVGRLPHAAVRLPFGTIGLGADPVDPRFGARIFAAGDGGHSDYLKDGSPALADIARIVSGQASAEAGS from the coding sequence GTGATCGACTCCCCACGACCGCCGGCCCCTGACCGGATACCGCCGTCGCTCGCCCTCCCGCCCGGCGGCAGGGACATAGGACGCGTCTCTCTCGCCTTCCTCCGCCACGGCCCGGCCCAGAGCCCGCTGACCCAGAGCCCGCTCACCCAGAGCCCGCTGACCCGGAGCCGTCTGGGCCGGAGCCGCCCAGGCCCGGCCCGGCGACGCCGGAGGCTGCTGGCCGCGCTCGTCACCGCCTCGCTGGCCGTCCCGGTGATCGGCGCGGCGCGTCCCGAGGCGGTCCCCGCGCCCGTACCGCCGCCCCTGCCCCCGCTGCGGGCCGCGAACCCCACCGCTCTGGCGGACCGGTACGCCGCCGTCCGCGGCGCGATCGAGGCGGCCATGCGGGCCGCGGCGGCGCGGGGCCACCCGTGGCGGGCCGCCATACTGCGGGCCATGGCCGATCCCGCGCGGCACTTCCTGTCCTTCGACGGCCGGGACGGCGGACGGGCCGCCGAGGTGTTCGGCGACCTGGCCGGGGCCGACCGGATCGCGGTGATCGTCCCCGGATCCGGCACCGGCCTCGACACGTACGGACTGCTGCGGGGCGGCTCGATGCGGCTGCAGCGGGCGCTCGGGGGCCGGGGAGCCGTCGTCGCCTGGCTCGGGTACCGGACGCCGAGCACGGTGAGCCTCGCGGCGGCGACCCCCGGCCGCGCCGACGAGGCCGCCCCCGCCCTGCGCGCCTTCGTACGGGACCTGGTCGGGCTCAAGCCCGCCGCTCGCGTCAGCCTGCCGTGTCACTCGTACGGCGGCGTGGTGTGCGGCCAGGCCGCGCACGGCCTGGACGTCGCGGACGTCATCCTCTACGGCAGCCCCGGCGCCGGGGTGGACGACGCCGCGGCGATGGGCACCCGTGCCGCCGTCTGGGCCGCCCGAGGCACCGGGGACTGGGTCGGCCGCCTGCCGCACGCGGCGGTGCGCCTGCCCTTCGGCACGATCGGGCTCGGCGCGGACCCCGTGGATCCCCGGTTCGGCGCACGGATCTTCGCCGCCGGGGACGGCGGCCACAGCGACTACCTGAAGGACGGCTCCCCCGCGCTGGCCGACATCGCCCGCATCGTCTCAGGGCAGGCGAGCGCCGAGGCGGGGTCGTGA
- the erpA gene encoding iron-sulfur cluster insertion protein ErpA, which translates to MTVESSETTQQGLILTDAASAKVKNLLEQQGEEGLQLRVAVQPGGCSGLRYQLFFDDRSMDGDVVSTFGGVNVVTDRMSAPYLVGATVDFVDTIEKQGFTIDNPNATGSCACGDSFN; encoded by the coding sequence ATGACGGTTGAGAGCAGCGAGACCACGCAGCAGGGCCTGATCCTGACTGACGCGGCCTCCGCGAAGGTCAAGAACCTGCTCGAGCAGCAGGGCGAGGAAGGGCTGCAGCTCCGGGTGGCCGTCCAGCCGGGTGGCTGTTCCGGTCTTCGCTACCAGCTCTTCTTCGACGACCGTTCCATGGACGGCGACGTGGTCTCCACCTTCGGCGGCGTGAACGTCGTCACCGACCGGATGAGCGCGCCGTACCTCGTCGGCGCCACGGTCGACTTCGTCGACACGATCGAGAAGCAGGGCTTCACGATCGACAACCCCAACGCGACGGGCTCGTGCGCCTGCGGCGACTCGTTCAACTGA
- a CDS encoding carbohydrate kinase family protein: MRIAVTGSIATDNLMTFPGRFGDQLIAEQLDRVSLSFLVDDLQIRRGGCAGNIAFGMGCLGLTPILVGAVGTDFADYRSWLERHGVDCGSLHVSELRHTARFLCTTDEDHNQIASFYTGAMAEAREIELAPIAERVGGLDLVLISPNDPDAMLRHTDEARTRGIPFAADVSQQLARMPGEEIRRLVDGAAYLFSNDYELGLIAQKTEWSDEEILDRVGVRVTTLGPKGARIDRRGEPSIHVPPAPELGKADPTGVGDAFRAGFLAGLAWGLSLERCGQIGNLIATHVLERVGGQEYELRQSVFVERFAAAYGQEAADEVAAHARCHYA; encoded by the coding sequence GTGCGCATCGCCGTCACCGGCTCCATCGCCACCGACAACCTGATGACGTTCCCCGGCCGCTTCGGCGACCAGCTGATCGCCGAGCAGCTCGACCGGGTGTCCCTGTCGTTCCTCGTCGACGATCTGCAGATCCGCCGCGGCGGCTGCGCGGGCAACATCGCCTTCGGGATGGGCTGCCTGGGGCTCACCCCGATCCTCGTCGGCGCGGTCGGCACCGACTTCGCCGACTACCGCTCCTGGCTGGAGCGGCACGGCGTGGACTGCGGCTCCCTCCACGTCTCCGAACTGCGCCACACCGCGCGCTTCCTGTGCACCACGGACGAGGACCACAACCAGATCGCGTCGTTCTACACCGGCGCCATGGCGGAGGCCCGGGAGATCGAGCTGGCCCCGATCGCCGAGCGGGTGGGCGGGCTCGACCTGGTCCTGATCAGCCCCAACGACCCCGACGCGATGCTCCGGCACACCGACGAGGCGCGCACCCGCGGCATCCCGTTCGCGGCCGACGTGTCGCAGCAGCTCGCCCGGATGCCCGGCGAGGAGATCCGCAGGCTCGTCGACGGCGCGGCCTACCTGTTCAGCAACGACTACGAGCTCGGGCTCATCGCGCAGAAGACCGAATGGTCGGATGAGGAGATCCTCGACCGGGTCGGCGTACGGGTGACCACCCTCGGCCCCAAGGGCGCCAGGATCGACCGCAGGGGCGAGCCCTCGATCCACGTCCCGCCGGCTCCCGAGCTCGGCAAGGCCGACCCGACCGGGGTGGGCGACGCCTTCCGGGCCGGGTTCCTCGCGGGCCTCGCCTGGGGGCTGTCGCTCGAACGCTGCGGCCAGATCGGCAACCTCATCGCGACCCACGTGCTGGAGCGGGTCGGCGGCCAGGAGTACGAGCTGCGCCAGAGCGTCTTCGTGGAGCGCTTCGCCGCGGCGTACGGCCAGGAGGCCGCGGACGAGGTGGCCGCCCACGCCCGCTGCCACTACGCCTGA
- a CDS encoding cytochrome c oxidase subunit 4, translating to MKIQGWMFLLCGVFFAAADVVYWFWSKEPTGTTAMAISVGLALMIGYYLLFTARRIGDQPEDDKEAEISDGAGEIGFYSPHSWWPLFVCLSAALTFFGFAVGMWLFFVGVFCTLMSMIGFVFQYYRGNFSH from the coding sequence ATGAAGATCCAGGGCTGGATGTTCCTGCTCTGCGGCGTCTTCTTCGCCGCGGCCGACGTGGTCTACTGGTTCTGGTCCAAGGAGCCGACCGGCACGACCGCCATGGCGATCTCCGTCGGCCTGGCCCTGATGATCGGCTACTACCTGCTGTTCACGGCGCGGCGCATCGGCGACCAGCCGGAGGACGACAAGGAGGCCGAGATCAGCGACGGCGCGGGCGAGATCGGCTTCTACAGCCCGCACAGCTGGTGGCCGCTGTTCGTCTGCCTGTCGGCCGCGCTCACGTTCTTCGGCTTCGCCGTGGGCATGTGGCTGTTCTTCGTCGGCGTGTTCTGCACGCTGATGAGCATGATCGGGTTCGTCTTCCAGTACTACCGGGGCAACTTCTCGCACTGA
- a CDS encoding sulfurtransferase TusA family protein, whose product MWRRRPDGRDTRADRHRGAEEPEAPPQPAEAPTLTIDALGRKCPIPIIMLAERINQVPVRGVVAVLADDPAAFTDVPAWCRLKSHEHVASYELPQGGWSIHVRRNY is encoded by the coding sequence ATGTGGCGCAGACGGCCGGACGGCCGGGACACCCGGGCGGATCGGCATCGGGGGGCCGAGGAACCGGAAGCGCCACCCCAGCCCGCGGAGGCCCCCACGCTGACGATCGACGCGCTGGGCCGCAAGTGCCCGATCCCGATCATCATGCTCGCCGAGCGGATCAACCAGGTGCCCGTGCGCGGGGTGGTGGCCGTGCTGGCCGACGATCCCGCCGCCTTCACCGACGTCCCGGCCTGGTGCCGGCTGAAGTCACACGAGCACGTGGCCAGCTACGAGCTCCCCCAGGGCGGCTGGTCCATCCACGTCCGCCGCAACTACTAG
- the coxB gene encoding cytochrome c oxidase subunit II — protein sequence MPVGATKQAGIVQTLWNGSWIAALATGVVVWGLILWACVFHRKKKNSPDELPPQVRYNLPIEILYTVVPVIMVAVFFYFTARDETELTRMTNDAPVKVAVEGYQWSWRFTTDYQGQKAVVAGVPVDLSKQSVENPQGPQLVLPVNTQVQFDLHSPDVIHSFWVPAFLFKQDVFPGNVRNHFQITTLGKPGVFVGRCAELCGTDHSRMLFSVKLVPQAEFDQYIKSQAGSAQ from the coding sequence ATGCCGGTAGGCGCCACCAAGCAGGCCGGCATCGTCCAGACGCTCTGGAACGGGAGCTGGATCGCGGCTCTCGCCACCGGCGTGGTCGTCTGGGGCCTGATCCTGTGGGCGTGCGTGTTCCACCGCAAGAAGAAGAACAGCCCCGACGAGCTGCCTCCGCAGGTGCGCTACAACCTGCCGATCGAGATCCTCTACACGGTGGTCCCGGTCATCATGGTGGCGGTCTTCTTCTACTTCACGGCTCGTGACGAGACCGAGCTCACGCGGATGACGAACGACGCCCCGGTCAAGGTGGCCGTCGAGGGCTACCAGTGGAGCTGGCGCTTCACGACCGACTACCAGGGCCAGAAGGCCGTGGTCGCGGGCGTGCCGGTGGACCTGAGCAAGCAGAGCGTCGAGAACCCCCAGGGTCCGCAGCTCGTGCTGCCGGTCAACACCCAGGTGCAGTTCGACCTGCACTCGCCCGACGTCATCCACTCGTTCTGGGTGCCGGCGTTCCTGTTCAAGCAGGACGTCTTCCCGGGCAACGTGCGGAACCACTTCCAGATCACGACGCTCGGCAAGCCGGGAGTCTTCGTCGGCCGATGCGCCGAGCTCTGCGGCACCGACCACAGCAGGATGCTGTTCTCCGTGAAGCTCGTCCCCCAGGCCGAGTTCGACCAGTACATCAAGAGCCAGGCGGGGAGTGCGCAGTGA
- the ctaD gene encoding cytochrome c oxidase subunit I: protein MTAIQEPAGVAARPYTKGTVIAKWLSSTDHKVIGHLYLITSFVFFLIGGVMALVMRAELAQPGLQFVSSEQFNQLFTMHGTIMLLMFATPLFAGFANELMPLQIGAPDVAFPRLNMVSYWLYLFGSTIAVLGFFTPGGSASFGWTAYAPLSNAVTSPGLGSDLWVMGLAMSGLGTILGAVNFITTILTMRAPGMTMFRMPIFTWNILLTSILVLLAFPVLAAALLALEADRKLGAHIFDSPTGGAMLWQHLFWFFGHPEVYIIALPFFGIITEILPVFSRKPIFGYVGLVGATIAIAGLSVTVWAHHMFVTGQVLLPFFSFMTFLIAVPTGVKFFNWIGTMWRGHLSFESPMLFAVGFLVTFLFGGLTGVILASPPLDFHISDTYFVVAHFHYVVFGTVVFAMFAGFYFWWPKFTGKMLNDKLGKVHFWMLFFGFHLTFLVQHWLGVIGFPRRYADYSPVDGFTDLNMISSAGALLLGASTLPFFYNVWRTWRFAPKVTVDDPWGFGGSLEWATSCPPPRHNFLSLPRIRSERPAFDLKYPHITAKPELVEEAR, encoded by the coding sequence GTGACCGCCATCCAGGAACCGGCCGGCGTCGCCGCACGGCCGTACACCAAGGGCACGGTCATCGCCAAGTGGCTGTCCTCGACCGACCACAAGGTGATCGGGCACCTCTACCTGATCACGTCGTTCGTGTTCTTCCTCATCGGCGGCGTCATGGCGCTGGTGATGCGCGCCGAGCTCGCCCAGCCCGGGCTGCAGTTCGTGTCGTCGGAGCAGTTCAACCAGCTGTTCACGATGCACGGCACGATCATGCTGCTGATGTTCGCGACGCCGCTGTTCGCGGGCTTCGCCAACGAGCTGATGCCGCTGCAGATCGGCGCTCCCGACGTGGCGTTCCCGCGGCTCAACATGGTGAGCTACTGGCTCTACCTGTTCGGCAGCACTATCGCCGTCCTCGGCTTCTTCACCCCGGGCGGGTCCGCCTCCTTCGGCTGGACGGCGTACGCGCCGCTGTCGAACGCGGTGACCTCGCCGGGCCTCGGCAGTGACCTGTGGGTGATGGGTCTGGCGATGTCCGGCCTCGGCACGATCCTCGGCGCGGTGAACTTCATCACCACGATCCTCACCATGCGGGCTCCCGGCATGACGATGTTCCGGATGCCGATCTTCACCTGGAACATCCTGCTGACCAGCATCCTGGTGCTGCTGGCCTTCCCCGTGCTGGCGGCGGCGCTGCTCGCCCTGGAGGCCGACCGCAAGCTCGGCGCGCACATCTTCGACTCGCCCACCGGCGGCGCGATGCTGTGGCAGCATCTGTTCTGGTTCTTCGGCCACCCCGAGGTCTACATCATCGCGCTGCCGTTCTTCGGCATCATCACCGAGATCCTGCCGGTCTTCAGCCGTAAGCCGATCTTCGGGTACGTCGGCCTGGTCGGCGCGACCATCGCCATCGCGGGCCTGTCGGTCACGGTGTGGGCGCACCACATGTTCGTCACCGGACAGGTGCTGCTGCCGTTCTTCTCGTTCATGACGTTCCTCATCGCCGTGCCGACCGGAGTGAAGTTCTTCAACTGGATCGGCACGATGTGGCGGGGACACCTGTCGTTCGAGTCGCCGATGCTGTTCGCCGTCGGCTTCCTGGTGACCTTCCTGTTCGGCGGCCTGACCGGCGTCATCCTGGCCTCGCCGCCGCTCGACTTCCACATCAGCGACACCTACTTCGTCGTCGCCCACTTCCACTACGTGGTCTTCGGCACCGTGGTGTTCGCGATGTTCGCGGGCTTCTACTTCTGGTGGCCCAAGTTCACCGGGAAGATGCTCAACGACAAGCTCGGCAAGGTCCACTTCTGGATGCTGTTCTTCGGCTTCCACCTGACCTTCCTGGTGCAGCACTGGCTGGGCGTCATCGGCTTCCCGCGGCGGTACGCCGACTACTCGCCGGTGGACGGCTTCACCGACCTGAACATGATCTCCTCGGCCGGCGCGCTCCTGCTGGGCGCGTCCACGCTGCCGTTCTTCTACAACGTGTGGCGGACCTGGCGCTTCGCGCCCAAGGTCACCGTGGACGACCCCTGGGGCTTCGGCGGCTCGCTCGAATGGGCGACCTCCTGCCCGCCGCCGCGGCACAACTTCCTGTCGCTGCCGCGGATCAGGTCCGAGCGCCCGGCGTTCGACCTCAAGTATCCGCACATCACGGCCAAGCCCGAGCTCGTGGAGGAGGCCCGATGA
- the nadA gene encoding quinolinate synthase NadA — MTITETGLPLFILGQGTDAHSERGVDCPGELPAASDPALVERARAAKERLGDRLFVLGHHYQRDEVIQFADVTGDSFKLAREAAARPEAEYVVFCGVHFMAESADILTGDTQKVVLPDLAAGCSMADMATFSQVEDCWDALEDAGIADRVVPITYMNSSADIKAFCGRNGGAVCTSSNARRALDWAFEQGEKVLFLPDQHLGRNTAVLEMGLALDDCVVYNPHRPNGGLTREQLENAKMILWKGHCSVHGRFSEACVDEVRARIPGVNVLVHPECRHEVVTKADFVGSTEYIIKKLEEAPAGSSWAVGTELNLVRRLANRFPDKTIMFLDKTVCYCSTMNRIDLPHLVWALESLAAGQVVNQITVDADTTHWAKVALDRMLALP; from the coding sequence GTGACGATCACCGAGACCGGCCTTCCGCTCTTCATCCTCGGCCAGGGCACCGACGCGCACAGCGAGCGCGGCGTCGACTGCCCGGGCGAGCTGCCCGCCGCGTCCGACCCGGCGCTGGTGGAGCGAGCCCGCGCGGCCAAGGAGCGGCTTGGCGACCGGCTGTTCGTGCTCGGTCACCACTACCAGCGTGACGAGGTCATCCAGTTCGCCGACGTGACGGGCGACTCGTTCAAGCTCGCCCGCGAGGCCGCGGCCCGGCCGGAGGCCGAGTACGTCGTCTTCTGCGGCGTCCACTTCATGGCCGAGTCCGCCGACATCCTGACCGGCGACACGCAGAAGGTCGTCCTCCCCGACCTGGCCGCCGGCTGCTCGATGGCCGACATGGCCACCTTCTCCCAGGTGGAGGACTGCTGGGACGCTCTGGAGGACGCCGGGATCGCGGACCGCGTCGTGCCGATCACGTACATGAACTCCAGTGCTGACATCAAGGCGTTCTGCGGGCGCAATGGTGGCGCCGTGTGCACCTCCTCCAACGCCCGGCGCGCCCTCGACTGGGCCTTCGAACAGGGCGAGAAGGTTTTGTTCCTGCCCGACCAGCACCTCGGGCGCAACACGGCCGTGCTGGAGATGGGCCTGGCGCTCGACGACTGCGTGGTCTACAACCCGCACCGCCCGAACGGCGGCCTCACCCGCGAACAGCTCGAGAACGCGAAGATGATCCTGTGGAAGGGCCACTGCTCGGTCCACGGCCGCTTCTCCGAGGCGTGCGTGGACGAGGTGCGCGCCCGCATCCCGGGCGTGAACGTGCTCGTCCACCCCGAGTGCCGTCACGAGGTCGTCACCAAGGCGGACTTCGTCGGCTCGACCGAGTACATCATCAAGAAGCTGGAAGAGGCCCCCGCCGGGTCCTCCTGGGCCGTCGGCACGGAGCTGAACCTGGTGCGCCGCCTGGCGAACCGGTTCCCCGACAAGACCATCATGTTCCTCGACAAGACCGTGTGCTACTGCTCGACGATGAACCGCATCGACCTGCCGCACCTGGTCTGGGCGCTGGAGTCGCTGGCCGCGGGCCAGGTCGTCAACCAGATTACGGTCGACGCCGACACCACCCACTGGGCCAAGGTCGCCCTCGACCGCATGCTCGCCCTGCCGTAA
- a CDS encoding cysteine desulfurase family protein, whose product MAYLDAASTEPLHPAARDALLTAIDAGWADPARLYGAARRAQMLLERARAEVAELIGARADEVSFTSSGTQAVHLGVLGTLAGRRRAGRRLVASAVEHSSVLHAGQVHERDGGEVEIVGVGRTGRVDAEAFAAAVARPGAALACLQTANHEVGTLQPVEEAARACQEAGVPLLADAAQSAGRLPVPGGWSVLTASAHKWGGPAGVGVLAVRKGVRWRSPLPEDERERRRVPGFENVPAIVAAAAALRARSAEAEAEGRRLSALTARIRAEVPRLVPDVEVVGDPDLRLPHIVTFSCLYVEGEALLTELDKAGFAVSSGSSCTASTLRPSHVLEAMGVLTHGNVRVSLPRGVSEDDVDRFLAVLPGIVRRIRSSLGVR is encoded by the coding sequence GTGGCCTACCTCGACGCGGCGTCGACCGAACCTCTCCATCCCGCGGCGCGTGACGCCCTGCTGACGGCGATCGACGCCGGATGGGCCGATCCCGCCCGCCTGTACGGCGCGGCGCGCCGCGCCCAGATGTTACTGGAGCGCGCGCGGGCAGAGGTAGCCGAACTGATCGGCGCCCGCGCCGACGAGGTGTCGTTCACCTCCTCCGGGACACAGGCCGTCCACCTCGGGGTCCTCGGCACGCTGGCGGGCCGCCGCCGGGCCGGGCGCCGCCTGGTGGCGAGCGCGGTCGAGCACTCCAGCGTCCTGCACGCCGGGCAGGTCCACGAGCGCGACGGCGGCGAGGTGGAGATCGTGGGCGTCGGCCGTACGGGCCGGGTGGACGCGGAGGCGTTCGCCGCGGCCGTCGCGCGCCCCGGAGCCGCCCTCGCGTGCCTGCAGACGGCCAACCACGAGGTCGGGACCCTCCAGCCGGTCGAGGAGGCGGCGCGGGCGTGTCAGGAGGCCGGTGTGCCGCTGCTGGCCGACGCCGCCCAGTCGGCGGGCCGCCTGCCGGTCCCCGGGGGCTGGTCGGTGCTCACCGCGAGCGCCCACAAGTGGGGCGGCCCGGCGGGGGTGGGCGTGCTGGCGGTCCGCAAGGGGGTCCGCTGGCGTTCGCCGCTGCCGGAGGACGAACGGGAACGGCGGCGCGTGCCGGGCTTCGAGAACGTGCCCGCGATCGTGGCCGCCGCGGCGGCGCTGCGCGCGCGGTCGGCGGAGGCGGAGGCCGAGGGGCGGCGGCTGTCGGCCCTCACCGCCCGGATCCGCGCCGAGGTGCCCCGGCTGGTGCCCGACGTCGAGGTCGTCGGCGACCCGGACCTGCGCCTGCCGCACATCGTCACCTTCTCCTGCCTGTACGTCGAGGGCGAGGCGCTGCTGACCGAGCTCGACAAGGCCGGTTTCGCCGTCTCGTCCGGAAGTTCCTGCACGGCGAGTACGCTTCGTCCATCGCACGTCCTCGAAGCAATGGGCGTGCTTACGCATGGGAATGTCCGGGTATCGCTGCCCCGTGGCGTGTCCGAGGACGACGTCGATCGGTTCCTCGCGGTGCTGCCGGGCATCGTACGGCGGATCCGGTCGAGCTTGGGGGTGCGGTGA
- a CDS encoding L,D-transpeptidase, with translation MRARAGALALLVVVAGCSLSDRGGEERRSGTPIGITPLDGAGQLPPELPILIGAAGGTLTHVAVKAAGQPVEGVFSADRSQWRSARPMTPGTSYSVEATATGPDGPASRTARFSTRPAAKTFAVATLVPNKEDTGLTVGVGMPIILTFDKPVTDRVSVERNLFVQASKPVDGAWHWLDAKNVVFRPRHYWPPYTQVRVTARLAGIRGGDGMYGKKDYVRDFRIGRSQISVADTQTHHMKIELDGRQIKDMPISAGSGDVFRHNTTSGVHVAMSREDVTVMTSPDAGPGQAGYYETTVYNSVRISNTGEYVHGAPWSVGDQGNSNVSHGCVNVSPENAKWFKNNTLVGDPIVVTGTPRRLDADNGWSYWQDDWPAWLKRSRLRAALSDPL, from the coding sequence GTGCGTGCTCGTGCGGGGGCGCTGGCCCTTCTCGTTGTGGTGGCCGGGTGTTCCCTCTCCGACCGAGGGGGCGAGGAACGCCGGTCGGGAACGCCGATCGGCATCACCCCGCTGGACGGGGCCGGGCAACTGCCGCCGGAACTGCCCATCCTCATCGGCGCCGCGGGCGGCACCCTGACCCATGTGGCCGTGAAGGCCGCTGGGCAGCCTGTGGAGGGCGTGTTCAGCGCCGACCGCTCCCAGTGGCGCAGCGCCCGTCCCATGACCCCTGGCACGTCCTACAGCGTCGAGGCTACGGCGACCGGCCCGGACGGCCCGGCGAGCAGGACCGCCCGCTTCTCCACGCGGCCGGCCGCCAAGACCTTCGCCGTCGCCACCCTGGTGCCGAACAAGGAGGACACCGGCCTCACGGTCGGCGTCGGGATGCCGATCATCCTGACCTTCGACAAGCCCGTGACCGACCGGGTGTCGGTGGAGCGCAACCTCTTCGTGCAGGCGTCCAAGCCCGTGGACGGCGCGTGGCACTGGCTCGACGCCAAGAACGTCGTCTTCCGTCCCCGGCACTACTGGCCGCCGTACACCCAAGTCCGGGTGACCGCCCGCCTCGCCGGGATCAGGGGCGGCGACGGCATGTACGGCAAGAAGGACTACGTCCGCGACTTCAGGATCGGCCGGTCGCAGATCAGTGTGGCCGACACACAGACGCATCACATGAAGATCGAGCTGGACGGCAGGCAGATCAAGGACATGCCGATCAGTGCCGGGAGCGGCGACGTCTTCCGCCACAACACGACCAGCGGCGTCCACGTGGCGATGTCCAGGGAGGACGTCACGGTCATGACCTCCCCGGACGCCGGTCCCGGCCAGGCGGGCTACTACGAGACGACCGTGTACAACAGCGTCCGGATCTCCAACACCGGCGAGTATGTCCACGGCGCTCCCTGGTCCGTCGGCGACCAGGGCAACTCCAACGTCAGCCACGGCTGCGTGAACGTCAGCCCGGAGAACGCCAAGTGGTTCAAGAACAACACCCTCGTCGGCGACCCGATCGTCGTGACCGGGACTCCGCGCAGGCTGGACGCGGACAACGGGTGGAGCTACTGGCAGGACGACTGGCCGGCGTGGCTCAAGCGCAGCCGCCTGCGCGCCGCCCTCTCCGACCCTCTCTGA
- a CDS encoding acyltransferase — protein MIGDLVRRVEQATPAGRDRAVDALRALAILGVVLGHWLVTAPVADSGALRVTSPLKYMPWLAPVSWLLQTMAVFFFVGGRVAVESHDRDRGAGHMRWTAARTARLFRPVVPVLRVWSAVAVATLAAGADPGTVYALVKLVWSPMWFLVVFAALTAATPLTARLHPVGPLAAVAAVDLVRFGLGGPSWLGWINVGTGWLVPYCLGALWARGRLGGRMTGWALLLGGAAATAGLVLWAGYPASMVGVPGAPVSNQAPPTLAAVTFGLAQCGAALAVCWAAFHGYERRRERTPREAPAPSQAARESR, from the coding sequence GTGATCGGTGACCTCGTCCGGCGCGTCGAACAGGCGACCCCCGCCGGGCGCGACCGCGCCGTCGACGCGCTGCGTGCCCTCGCCATCCTCGGGGTGGTGCTCGGCCACTGGCTGGTGACCGCGCCGGTCGCCGACAGCGGCGCTCTCCGCGTCACCAGCCCGTTGAAGTACATGCCGTGGCTCGCGCCCGTCTCCTGGCTGCTGCAGACCATGGCGGTGTTCTTCTTCGTGGGCGGGCGGGTGGCCGTGGAGAGCCACGACCGGGACCGGGGCGCCGGCCACATGCGCTGGACCGCCGCCCGGACCGCCCGCCTGTTCCGCCCGGTCGTGCCCGTGCTGAGAGTGTGGAGCGCGGTGGCCGTCGCGACGCTCGCCGCGGGCGCCGACCCCGGGACCGTGTACGCGCTGGTCAAGCTGGTGTGGTCGCCGATGTGGTTCCTGGTGGTCTTCGCGGCGCTGACGGCGGCGACCCCGCTCACCGCCCGGCTGCACCCCGTCGGGCCGCTCGCCGCCGTCGCGGCCGTCGACCTCGTACGGTTCGGCCTGGGCGGGCCGTCCTGGCTCGGCTGGATCAACGTGGGGACCGGGTGGCTGGTGCCGTACTGCCTCGGCGCCCTGTGGGCGCGCGGGCGCCTGGGTGGCCGCATGACCGGATGGGCGCTGCTGCTCGGCGGCGCCGCCGCCACCGCCGGCCTCGTCCTGTGGGCCGGCTATCCGGCGTCCATGGTCGGGGTGCCGGGCGCGCCGGTCTCCAACCAGGCTCCGCCCACCCTGGCGGCCGTCACGTTCGGGCTGGCCCAGTGCGGGGCGGCCCTGGCCGTCTGCTGGGCCGCCTTCCACGGCTACGAGAGGCGGCGTGAACGGACCCCCCGAGAGGCCCCGGCCCCGTCTCAGGCCGCCCGGGAGAGCCGGTGA